The following are from one region of the Methanoculleus caldifontis genome:
- a CDS encoding class I SAM-dependent methyltransferase, with translation MKEGNLPDWNELWKAGLALNRSTPGFREGAGLWGRREQARQYAARSEPGRVRRVAEILSDLGVSPGDRVLDIGSGPGTLALPLARSGASVTAVDPAEGMLAELRAAAEQEGIGGVTTVRAPWEEIDPDRDLEPPYDRVVASFSLAMPDLRSALAAMDAAASGSVHLYWFADEPLWERLYLALWEDLHGAPYHPKPKADCLFNVLYGMGIYPNVLMRPLDGTTLFPAVEDAVEHFAPRMGAETPEQRAVLGDYLRTHLVRRDDGLALAGLSTYAAIWWRKRG, from the coding sequence ATGAAGGAAGGTAACCTCCCCGACTGGAACGAGCTCTGGAAGGCGGGGCTTGCGCTGAACCGCTCGACACCGGGGTTCCGGGAAGGGGCCGGCCTCTGGGGCAGGCGGGAGCAGGCCCGGCAGTACGCCGCCCGGTCGGAACCCGGCCGCGTCCGGCGGGTCGCGGAGATCCTCTCGGATCTCGGTGTCTCTCCCGGCGACCGGGTGCTCGATATCGGGTCGGGCCCCGGGACTCTCGCCCTCCCGCTCGCCCGTTCCGGCGCCTCGGTTACGGCGGTCGATCCGGCGGAAGGGATGCTCGCCGAACTCCGGGCGGCCGCGGAGCAGGAGGGGATCGGCGGCGTCACCACCGTCCGGGCCCCCTGGGAGGAGATCGATCCTGACCGCGACCTTGAGCCGCCCTACGACCGGGTGGTCGCCTCGTTCTCGCTCGCGATGCCGGATCTCCGGTCTGCCCTTGCCGCGATGGACGCGGCCGCTTCCGGGTCGGTCCACCTCTACTGGTTTGCCGACGAACCGCTCTGGGAGCGGCTCTACCTGGCGCTCTGGGAGGACCTGCACGGGGCGCCCTACCACCCGAAGCCGAAGGCCGACTGCCTCTTCAACGTCCTCTACGGCATGGGGATCTACCCGAATGTTCTGATGCGCCCGCTCGACGGCACCACCCTCTTTCCGGCAGTCGAGGACGCGGTCGAGCACTTCGCCCCCCGGATGGGTGCGGAGACTCCGGAGCAGCGGGCGGTCCTCGGGGACTACCTTCGCACCCACCTCGTCCGGCGAGACGACGGCCTCGCCCTCGCAGGCCTCTCTACCTACGCCGCTATCTGGTGGCGGAAGCGGGGGTGA
- a CDS encoding spore germination protein GerW family protein — MTGESMLQITVDQLARTLCASAILGAPIDTGDRVIIPIAEFGFAFGGGEGSGGDKMGHQGGGSGTGGGGGISAVALVVVTKGVTGPDGIQVISLKKKSQMAEVITTIGETVGPHISQVLEKGSEIVQKAPEMMQQKGKGSQGQKEGTEIPVSGEGEA, encoded by the coding sequence GTGACTGGCGAATCAATGCTTCAGATAACCGTCGATCAGCTTGCACGAACACTCTGCGCGAGCGCGATCCTCGGTGCCCCGATCGATACCGGCGACCGGGTTATCATACCGATCGCCGAATTCGGGTTTGCGTTCGGCGGCGGAGAAGGCTCCGGAGGGGATAAAATGGGCCACCAGGGCGGTGGTTCCGGGACCGGCGGCGGCGGAGGCATATCGGCCGTCGCTCTGGTCGTCGTCACGAAAGGTGTCACCGGTCCTGACGGCATCCAGGTGATCTCGCTCAAGAAGAAGAGCCAGATGGCAGAGGTGATCACGACGATCGGGGAGACGGTCGGCCCGCACATCTCACAGGTTCTCGAGAAGGGCTCGGAGATCGTGCAGAAGGCCCCGGAGATGATGCAGCAGAAAGGCAAGGGATCGCAGGGACAGAAAGAAGGGACCGAGATCCCGGTCAGCGGCGAGGGAGAGGCGTAA
- a CDS encoding DUF2953 domain-containing protein yields the protein MAATLLFFVLLAVAVIFLLVLLALYLVPVTVEAATDCTRESARAKATVTWGIVGVRVRVTGDLQVVEILLAGRPVMTRDLAEMAKPSPPEEREEKERRPALSTSEYLSAAGDLWPHVKEIIAAFFRSLYLERLWGDITLGLESPATTGTVYGYCTAVRYALWPADAIDFVMTPVFDREVFEGAVLLRLQIRRPLLILIPVVRALLQRPVRERLRQVSGRGAVGV from the coding sequence ATGGCCGCGACACTTCTCTTTTTCGTCCTGCTGGCCGTTGCCGTCATCTTCCTCCTCGTTCTGCTTGCCCTCTACCTGGTCCCGGTGACCGTTGAAGCGGCAACCGACTGCACGCGGGAGAGCGCCCGGGCGAAGGCAACCGTAACTTGGGGCATCGTGGGGGTGCGGGTCCGGGTTACCGGCGACCTCCAGGTGGTCGAGATCCTCCTCGCCGGCCGCCCGGTCATGACCCGCGACCTCGCGGAGATGGCAAAACCCTCCCCGCCTGAGGAGAGAGAGGAGAAGGAACGGCGGCCCGCTCTCTCCACAAGCGAGTACCTCAGCGCCGCCGGGGACCTCTGGCCCCACGTCAAAGAGATCATCGCCGCCTTCTTCCGGTCCCTCTACCTCGAGCGGCTCTGGGGGGATATCACCCTCGGCCTCGAAAGCCCCGCCACTACCGGGACCGTCTACGGCTACTGCACCGCCGTTCGCTACGCCCTCTGGCCGGCGGACGCGATCGACTTCGTGATGACTCCGGTCTTCGACCGGGAGGTCTTCGAAGGCGCTGTTCTGCTCCGGCTGCAGATCCGCCGCCCGCTCCTGATCCTGATCCCGGTCGTGCGGGCTCTTCTGCAGAGGCCGGTCAGAGAGCGGCTCCGCCAGGTATCGGGAAGAGGTGCTGTCGGTGTCTGA
- a CDS encoding ABC transporter permease → MTFFDLARRNVSRHWLRSTLAVIGIVIGVIAIASLGIMGNSIGLMFGDMVSDVGDTIIVSPAMGTGGGKLTERQVADITRAIGSNVAIPFSSTADRIAVGDKESAAMIYAIPAGDIPSLLKVESGSYPKETGAGCLIGSQLAANSRENGLKLGARVRIGGETLRVVGVLEERGMGFDINPDYAIIVPYSWYSNHYNEEDYDQVIVKVRDVNDIDAVKESIEQRMNRREDTVNVMDTRGILESIFAAADSITVFLSGIGAISLIVAGVSILNVMLMSVTERIKEIGVLRSIGTRRSEVMRMFIYEALLLGLAGAAIGGVLSFVTGYAVTAVFVGNPDYLFNPTSLLYIVFGMGFGVLTSVASGLYPAWKAAQLNPIQALRHE, encoded by the coding sequence ATGACCTTCTTTGATCTTGCCCGCCGAAACGTCAGCCGCCACTGGCTCCGATCGACCCTTGCGGTCATCGGGATCGTCATCGGCGTCATCGCGATCGCCTCCCTCGGCATCATGGGCAACAGCATCGGCCTCATGTTCGGCGACATGGTCAGCGACGTCGGCGACACCATCATCGTCTCCCCGGCGATGGGTACCGGCGGCGGCAAACTCACCGAGCGGCAGGTGGCCGATATCACCCGCGCGATCGGCTCGAACGTGGCGATACCGTTCTCAAGCACTGCCGATAGGATAGCCGTGGGCGATAAGGAGAGCGCCGCGATGATCTACGCGATCCCCGCCGGGGATATTCCCTCTCTGCTCAAAGTGGAGTCGGGGTCCTACCCGAAGGAGACCGGCGCCGGATGCCTGATCGGGAGCCAGCTTGCCGCGAACAGCAGGGAGAACGGCCTGAAACTCGGCGCCCGGGTCAGGATCGGCGGCGAGACCCTCCGGGTGGTGGGCGTGCTCGAGGAGCGGGGGATGGGGTTTGATATCAACCCGGATTACGCCATCATCGTTCCCTACTCCTGGTACTCGAACCACTACAATGAGGAGGACTATGACCAGGTCATCGTGAAGGTCCGGGACGTCAACGATATCGATGCGGTCAAGGAGTCGATCGAGCAGAGGATGAACCGGCGCGAAGATACGGTCAACGTCATGGACACCCGGGGGATCCTCGAGAGCATCTTTGCGGCCGCGGACTCGATCACGGTCTTCCTCTCGGGCATCGGCGCGATATCGCTCATCGTCGCCGGGGTCTCGATCCTGAACGTGATGCTGATGTCGGTGACGGAGCGGATCAAGGAGATCGGCGTCCTACGGAGCATCGGCACCCGCCGGAGCGAGGTGATGCGGATGTTCATCTACGAGGCCCTCCTCCTCGGTCTTGCGGGCGCCGCCATCGGGGGAGTGCTCAGTTTCGTCACCGGGTATGCAGTGACGGCGGTCTTCGTCGGGAACCCGGACTACCTCTTCAACCCGACGAGCCTCCTCTACATCGTCTTCGGGATGGGGTTCGGCGTCCTCACGAGCGTGGCTTCCGGTCTCTACCCGGCATGGAAAGCGGCGCAGTTAAACCCGATCCAGGCGCTGCGCCACGAGTGA
- a CDS encoding ABC transporter ATP-binding protein produces the protein MPVISFESVTKVYPLPAGDVVALAGVDIAIEQGEFVLIMGPSGSGKSTILNIMGSLDVPTSGEVTIAGKNIGRMDDDELTLMRRDHIGFIFQQFNLIPLLSVVENVEYPLILKGGRNGSRGRAEEVLKAVGIAESHFTHKPGQLSGGQQQRVAIARALVNDPDFLLCDEPTGNLDSKTGTAIMDLLDRMNREEGKTIVMVTHDPRMTEYADRTIRLVDGKVAT, from the coding sequence ATGCCGGTCATCAGTTTCGAGAGCGTCACGAAGGTCTATCCCCTTCCCGCCGGCGACGTCGTGGCGCTCGCCGGGGTCGATATCGCCATCGAGCAGGGCGAGTTCGTCCTGATCATGGGGCCGTCGGGGTCGGGGAAATCGACCATCTTAAACATCATGGGATCGCTCGACGTCCCGACCTCCGGAGAGGTCACCATCGCGGGAAAAAATATCGGCAGGATGGACGACGATGAACTGACTCTCATGCGACGCGACCACATCGGGTTCATCTTCCAGCAGTTCAACCTGATCCCGCTCCTCTCCGTGGTCGAGAACGTCGAGTACCCGCTCATCCTGAAAGGCGGGCGAAACGGGTCCCGCGGACGGGCCGAGGAGGTCCTCAAGGCAGTAGGGATCGCTGAATCCCACTTCACCCATAAACCCGGCCAGCTCTCCGGCGGTCAGCAGCAACGGGTGGCGATCGCCCGGGCGCTCGTCAACGACCCCGACTTCCTCCTCTGCGACGAGCCGACCGGCAACCTGGACTCTAAGACCGGGACCGCGATCATGGATCTTCTCGACCGGATGAACCGCGAGGAGGGTAAGACGATCGTCATGGTCACCCACGACCCCCGTATGACGGAGTACGCCGACCGGACGATCCGGCTCGTCGACGGGAAGGTGGCAACATGA
- a CDS encoding COG1361 S-layer family protein: MKSLYLCIIALICTVAAVAGPASAGPADITVVSSSLEPSVLMKGDTGTLTVVIQNNGVEPVAIKSARLYNDGVVATSDPYPSVGEIGARNNKTFTFTVRASGGEGTFYPTFILDFRDGGSLRYPIPVQVENTPLSASVIAKPDAFAEGRTADIIVRVGNPRPNAASGVQVVPQGTGFAVTPTGGFIGALAADGSATVGFNLTPATEADVTFQVVWRNGINTHTTDLVLPVTFGEDKRQADPVVTNVEVTPIAGGYRIVGDVMNAGLEAARSVLVSPGAPATPTDPFRVYVVGTLDPDDISSFEVTFRADAGTTEVPVVVEYRDNDGNRYTATTMVEVGRVAAAPVNEQDGSLPIAGIIVVALVALGIAGAIYYSWRRT; encoded by the coding sequence ATGAAATCTCTTTACCTGTGTATCATAGCACTCATATGCACCGTCGCCGCGGTCGCCGGCCCGGCCTCCGCCGGCCCGGCCGACATCACCGTAGTCTCCTCCTCGCTTGAACCCTCCGTCCTGATGAAGGGCGACACCGGGACGCTCACGGTCGTGATCCAGAACAACGGCGTCGAACCTGTCGCCATCAAGAGCGCCCGGCTCTACAACGACGGGGTCGTGGCCACGAGCGACCCCTACCCGTCGGTAGGAGAGATCGGCGCACGGAACAACAAGACGTTCACCTTCACCGTCCGGGCGAGCGGCGGGGAGGGGACGTTCTATCCCACGTTTATCCTTGACTTCCGCGACGGCGGCAGCCTCCGCTACCCGATCCCGGTCCAGGTCGAGAACACCCCGCTCAGCGCATCGGTGATCGCGAAGCCGGACGCCTTTGCGGAGGGTAGGACGGCCGATATCATCGTCAGGGTCGGCAACCCGCGCCCGAACGCCGCTTCAGGCGTCCAGGTCGTCCCGCAGGGGACGGGCTTTGCCGTCACCCCGACCGGCGGGTTCATCGGGGCTCTCGCTGCCGACGGTTCGGCGACCGTCGGGTTCAACCTGACCCCGGCAACGGAGGCCGACGTCACGTTCCAGGTGGTCTGGCGCAACGGCATCAACACCCACACCACCGATCTCGTCCTCCCCGTCACCTTCGGCGAGGACAAGCGGCAAGCCGACCCGGTCGTCACCAACGTCGAGGTCACTCCCATCGCCGGGGGCTACCGGATCGTGGGCGACGTCATGAACGCCGGGCTTGAGGCCGCCCGCTCGGTCCTGGTCAGCCCCGGTGCGCCCGCGACGCCCACCGACCCCTTCCGTGTCTACGTCGTCGGGACGCTCGACCCCGACGACATCTCCTCGTTTGAGGTGACGTTCCGCGCCGACGCAGGGACAACGGAGGTCCCGGTCGTCGTCGAGTACCGCGACAACGACGGCAACCGCTATACGGCGACGACGATGGTCGAGGTAGGCAGGGTTGCAGCGGCGCCGGTGAACGAGCAGGACGGCAGCCTCCCGATCGCCGGCATCATCGTCGTCGCGCTTGTCGCGCTCGGAATAGCCGGTGCTATCTACTACTCCTGGAGACGGACGTAA
- a CDS encoding Yip1 family protein, translating to MEAGFLRVLLNPGRFFEARMQEEPSLKVPALIALVIGVIGAVSAALVANMFIGFLPAEAQIFGLIGVILAAVFGVIGGFVMWIAFGIVFYLISMAFKGKGSFKRTLEVTGYGFLPQVFGGIIGAFFSYQLISKITIPVATSPEQIAEFSESIASALVADPLAQIAGLVGILFMIWSANIWVFGMKYARSLSTRDAALTVGIPVGLYILYSLTTLAGWL from the coding sequence ATGGAAGCTGGATTTCTCCGGGTGCTGCTCAACCCCGGGCGTTTCTTTGAAGCGCGTATGCAGGAAGAGCCGAGTCTGAAGGTTCCGGCGCTGATCGCGCTCGTCATCGGTGTTATCGGTGCGGTCTCGGCGGCGCTGGTGGCAAACATGTTCATCGGGTTCCTCCCGGCAGAGGCGCAGATCTTCGGGCTGATCGGGGTGATCCTTGCCGCGGTCTTCGGCGTCATCGGGGGCTTCGTGATGTGGATCGCCTTCGGGATCGTCTTCTACCTCATCTCGATGGCATTCAAGGGCAAAGGATCGTTCAAGAGGACGCTGGAGGTTACGGGCTACGGGTTCCTGCCCCAGGTCTTTGGGGGTATCATCGGGGCGTTCTTCTCCTATCAACTCATCTCGAAGATAACCATCCCGGTCGCAACGAGCCCCGAGCAGATCGCGGAGTTCTCCGAGAGCATAGCGAGCGCACTGGTGGCGGACCCCCTTGCGCAGATCGCCGGACTCGTGGGCATCCTCTTCATGATCTGGAGCGCGAACATCTGGGTATTCGGTATGAAATACGCAAGGAGCCTCTCCACGCGGGACGCGGCCCTCACCGTCGGGATACCCGTCGGGCTCTACATCCTCTACTCACTCACCACACTTGCCGGATGGCTGTAA
- the radC gene encoding RadC family protein: protein MESRDTPAAGMIMKRMRELPSHDRPREKLAERGPEALTNQELIALLIGRGTKGRDVSQVAGDVVRYLDGNGGAPSYDGLLGIEGVGSAKACEIMACFEIGRRYRGEDLSGHRITRPEDVLPLVAEWRDRKQEYFFCITLNGAGEVIERRTVTVGILNQSLVHPREVFAEAITDRAASVILVHNHPSGTLDPSSQDIGITRQLVEAGSILGIRVLDHIIVTKKGYASLKELGHL from the coding sequence ATGGAGAGTCGGGATACCCCTGCAGCCGGGATGATCATGAAGAGGATGCGCGAACTCCCCAGCCACGACCGTCCACGCGAGAAACTGGCGGAACGGGGACCGGAGGCGCTCACCAACCAGGAGTTGATCGCTCTTCTCATCGGGAGGGGCACGAAGGGACGGGATGTCTCGCAGGTCGCCGGCGATGTCGTGCGCTACCTGGACGGGAACGGGGGCGCCCCCTCGTACGACGGGCTCCTTGGGATAGAGGGGGTCGGCTCCGCCAAAGCCTGTGAGATCATGGCCTGTTTTGAGATCGGGCGGCGTTACCGGGGAGAAGATCTGTCGGGGCACCGGATCACCCGCCCCGAAGACGTCCTCCCGCTGGTTGCGGAGTGGCGGGACAGAAAGCAGGAGTACTTCTTCTGCATCACCCTCAACGGCGCCGGGGAGGTGATCGAGCGCCGGACCGTCACCGTCGGGATCCTGAACCAGAGCCTGGTCCACCCCCGGGAGGTCTTTGCCGAGGCGATCACCGACCGTGCCGCCTCGGTCATCCTGGTCCACAACCACCCGTCGGGAACGCTCGACCCCTCCTCGCAGGATATCGGCATCACCCGGCAGCTCGTCGAGGCCGGCTCGATCCTCGGCATCCGGGTGCTCGATCACATCATCGTCACGAAAAAAGGTTACGCGAGCCTCAAAGAGCTCGGGCACCTTTAA
- a CDS encoding tetratricopeptide repeat protein, translating into MELPWRSADAWYRKGETFCRQGQYDRAAECYDRAVGLNPGAATAWYRKGRALALGGRHREAAECFDQAIRIDPTSASFWYARGQALYDLREYEEAAGYCGQAVKLAPDSAGAWLVRGHAFRNMGRTADAVACYDRVVTIEPGRIEAWLARGTALAAERRYDGAVECYDRVIALDPENATAWYARGTIQAILSRHREALASYDRAVVIDPDRADAWYARGCTLAALLRHDEAVGCFDRALGLRPDDADAWYNRGRALQSLERYEEAIDCYDRAFRIRPGRAEIWCNKGTALQKLKRYDSALVCFDRALREGAADPDAWHQKGRVLFILKRYGEAIECFDQVLRLRADHADAAYYRGESYYALGDYAMAAACFQAVVRATPENAVAWNNYGNVLYRLERYEEALVCYERALEIDPENPRVWSNKASVLSVLSHYDRALVCYDRELLAHPENGGAWYSKGLALFILGRYSEAVTCYTRALEVDPVRNEVWTMKGNALVILERCEEAIGCYDRALAANPDDAEALKGKAMALVYLERSAEAVRCYERLKRLPGRS; encoded by the coding sequence ATGGAGCTTCCCTGGAGGAGTGCCGACGCCTGGTACAGGAAGGGAGAGACGTTCTGCCGGCAGGGGCAGTACGACCGGGCCGCCGAGTGCTACGACCGGGCGGTCGGCCTGAACCCCGGCGCCGCCACCGCCTGGTACCGCAAAGGCCGGGCCCTGGCCCTCGGCGGGCGCCACCGGGAGGCAGCCGAGTGCTTCGATCAGGCCATCCGGATCGATCCGACCTCGGCCAGCTTCTGGTACGCCCGGGGACAGGCGCTCTATGACCTCAGGGAGTATGAGGAGGCGGCCGGCTACTGCGGTCAGGCGGTGAAACTCGCCCCTGACTCCGCGGGTGCCTGGCTTGTCCGGGGGCACGCCTTCAGGAACATGGGCCGGACCGCCGACGCGGTCGCCTGCTACGACCGGGTCGTCACCATCGAGCCGGGCAGGATCGAGGCCTGGCTCGCCCGGGGGACGGCGCTCGCAGCCGAACGCCGGTACGACGGGGCAGTCGAGTGCTACGACCGCGTCATCGCGCTCGACCCCGAGAACGCGACCGCCTGGTACGCCAGGGGAACGATCCAGGCCATCCTCTCCCGGCACAGAGAGGCTCTCGCGAGCTACGACCGGGCGGTCGTCATCGACCCGGACCGCGCCGACGCCTGGTACGCCAGGGGATGCACGCTCGCGGCGCTGCTGCGCCATGACGAGGCCGTGGGGTGCTTCGACCGGGCGCTCGGCCTCCGGCCCGACGACGCCGATGCCTGGTACAACCGGGGCCGGGCGCTCCAGAGCCTGGAGCGTTACGAGGAGGCGATCGACTGCTACGACCGGGCGTTCCGGATCCGGCCGGGCCGTGCGGAGATCTGGTGCAATAAAGGCACGGCGTTACAGAAGCTGAAGCGCTACGACTCGGCGCTCGTCTGCTTCGACCGGGCGCTCAGGGAGGGCGCGGCCGACCCGGATGCGTGGCACCAGAAAGGCCGCGTCCTCTTCATCCTGAAGCGCTACGGGGAGGCGATAGAATGCTTCGATCAGGTGCTCAGGCTCCGGGCCGATCACGCCGATGCGGCCTACTACCGGGGCGAGAGTTATTACGCCCTCGGCGACTACGCGATGGCGGCAGCCTGCTTCCAGGCGGTTGTCCGGGCAACGCCGGAGAACGCCGTCGCCTGGAACAACTACGGCAACGTGCTCTACCGGCTCGAACGCTACGAGGAAGCCCTCGTCTGCTACGAGCGGGCGCTCGAGATCGACCCGGAGAACCCCCGGGTCTGGAGCAACAAGGCGAGCGTCCTCTCGGTCCTCTCGCACTACGATCGGGCGCTCGTCTGCTACGACCGCGAACTCCTGGCCCACCCGGAAAACGGGGGCGCCTGGTACAGTAAAGGCCTTGCACTCTTCATTCTCGGGCGCTACAGCGAGGCCGTCACCTGTTACACGCGGGCGCTGGAGGTCGATCCCGTGCGGAACGAGGTCTGGACCATGAAAGGGAACGCCCTCGTCATCCTCGAGCGCTGCGAGGAGGCGATCGGCTGCTACGACAGAGCCCTCGCCGCGAACCCCGACGACGCCGAGGCACTCAAGGGAAAAGCGATGGCACTCGTCTACCTGGAACGCTCCGCCGAGGCGGTCAGGTGCTACGAGCGGCTGAAGCGGTTGCCGGGACGGTCCTGA
- a CDS encoding pyridoxal phosphate-dependent aminotransferase: MKGLSEKIAAIAPSATIEISNAAKRMAQEGVDVISLSIGEPDFDTPVHIKDACIEAIRRGETHYAPSTGIPALTKAIAEKLNRENGIPAKPDEVIVTCGAKDAIYEAMEAVLNPGDEALILDPAWVSYEPCAQLAGAAARHHALSAETFQVDDSLLEAVGPRTKMIVVNTPSNPSGAVLNGDSLRLVADICRDHDLYALSDEIYEKLVYGKEHISLASLPEMAERTITVNGFSKAYAMTGWRIGYAAAPRSIVRQMEKVQQHTISSPTTFAMFGAVAALEGPQDCVESMRREFERRRDYLIPALRDLGYATAPADGAFYAYVKVEGDDMAIARSWLRDAHVAVTPGAAFGTPGWLRLSYATSMKNLKEAVERIARV; encoded by the coding sequence ATGAAAGGCCTCTCGGAGAAGATTGCGGCCATCGCCCCCTCCGCGACGATCGAGATCTCGAACGCCGCAAAGAGGATGGCGCAGGAAGGCGTCGACGTCATCAGCCTCTCCATCGGGGAGCCTGACTTCGACACCCCGGTCCACATCAAGGACGCCTGCATCGAGGCGATCAGGCGGGGCGAGACCCATTACGCGCCGAGCACCGGGATCCCGGCGCTGACGAAAGCGATCGCGGAGAAACTCAACCGGGAGAACGGCATCCCCGCAAAGCCCGACGAGGTGATCGTCACCTGCGGCGCGAAGGACGCTATCTACGAGGCGATGGAGGCCGTCCTGAACCCCGGCGACGAGGCGCTCATTCTCGACCCCGCGTGGGTCTCCTACGAGCCCTGCGCGCAGCTCGCGGGTGCCGCCGCCCGGCACCACGCGCTCTCTGCGGAGACCTTCCAGGTCGACGACAGCCTGCTCGAGGCCGTCGGCCCCCGGACGAAGATGATCGTGGTCAACACCCCCTCGAACCCCTCCGGCGCGGTGTTAAACGGGGACTCGCTCCGGCTGGTGGCGGATATCTGCCGCGACCACGACCTCTATGCGCTCTCCGACGAGATCTACGAGAAACTCGTCTACGGGAAGGAGCATATCTCGCTTGCCTCCCTTCCTGAGATGGCGGAGCGGACGATCACCGTCAACGGGTTCTCGAAGGCCTACGCGATGACCGGGTGGCGGATCGGCTACGCGGCCGCTCCCCGGTCGATCGTCCGGCAGATGGAGAAGGTCCAGCAGCACACCATCTCGAGCCCGACGACGTTTGCGATGTTCGGCGCGGTCGCGGCACTCGAGGGCCCCCAGGACTGCGTCGAGTCGATGCGCCGCGAGTTCGAGCGCCGGCGCGACTACCTCATCCCGGCGCTCCGCGACCTCGGCTACGCCACCGCCCCCGCGGACGGGGCGTTCTATGCCTACGTGAAGGTCGAGGGCGACGACATGGCGATCGCCCGCTCCTGGCTCAGAGATGCCCATGTGGCGGTCACCCCGGGCGCCGCCTTCGGCACCCCCGGCTGGCTCCGGCTCTCCTACGCGACCTCGATGAAGAACCTCAAAGAGGCCGTGGAACGGATAGCGCGGGTCTGA
- the ribH gene encoding 6,7-dimethyl-8-ribityllumazine synthase, with protein sequence MTIRLGFVVAEFNRDITYMMEIEAREHAGFLGAEVAGTIYVPGAYDMPLAIKKLLKDESIDAVVTIGCVIEGATQHDEIVVQHAARKIIDLSLEFGKPVSLGISGPGMTRMEATERIDYAKRAVESAVKMVQRLG encoded by the coding sequence ATGACGATAAGACTTGGATTCGTCGTCGCGGAGTTCAACCGCGACATCACCTACATGATGGAGATCGAGGCCAGGGAGCATGCGGGCTTCCTCGGCGCCGAAGTAGCCGGGACGATCTACGTCCCCGGTGCCTACGACATGCCGCTTGCGATCAAGAAGCTGCTCAAGGACGAGAGCATCGACGCGGTCGTCACGATCGGGTGCGTCATCGAGGGTGCCACCCAGCACGACGAGATCGTCGTCCAGCACGCGGCGCGTAAGATCATCGATCTCTCCCTCGAGTTCGGCAAGCCCGTCTCCCTCGGCATCTCCGGGCCGGGAATGACCCGGATGGAAGCGACCGAGCGTATCGACTACGCCAAGCGTGCCGTCGAATCGGCCGTGAAGATGGTCCAGCGATTGGGATGA
- the ribC gene encoding riboflavin synthase, with product MKIGIADTTFARIDMGRIAADEIRRHASVGLERYVVPGIKDLPVACKKLIEERGCDLVMALGMPGGAEKDKVCAHEASQGLILCQLMTNKHIIEVFVHEDEAKDAKELAWLMEQRTREHAVNAVRLALRPKDLEKLAGTGQRQGFEDVGPARP from the coding sequence ATGAAGATCGGGATCGCCGACACGACGTTTGCCCGGATCGACATGGGCAGGATCGCCGCCGACGAGATCCGGAGGCACGCGAGCGTCGGGCTCGAGCGTTACGTCGTCCCCGGCATCAAGGACCTCCCGGTGGCATGCAAGAAACTGATCGAGGAGCGGGGGTGCGACCTCGTCATGGCCCTCGGAATGCCCGGAGGAGCCGAGAAAGACAAGGTCTGCGCCCACGAGGCCTCCCAGGGCCTCATCCTCTGCCAGCTGATGACCAATAAGCACATCATCGAGGTCTTCGTCCACGAGGACGAGGCGAAGGACGCAAAAGAGCTCGCCTGGCTGATGGAGCAGCGGACCCGCGAGCACGCGGTGAACGCCGTCCGGCTCGCCCTCCGCCCGAAGGACCTCGAGAAGCTCGCCGGGACCGGCCAGCGGCAGGGGTTCGAGGACGTCGGGCCCGCCCGCCCCTGA